One genomic region from Ictalurus punctatus breed USDA103 unplaced genomic scaffold, Coco_2.0 tig00005203, whole genome shotgun sequence encodes:
- the LOC128631146 gene encoding piwi-like protein 1 isoform X2 — protein MKGLSTHTRLTPEQWENRLNRFIKNMSRNASVQTTLSTWGLSFENKLLNLTGRVLPAERILQGARAYEYNPCDADWSKEMRGLPLMTSMPLETWLLSHTRCNADVAHSLLQTLNKVPVGIHLQRPGMMEYDDRQEALLRALQQRVGQQVQMVGLTHWVESSVTM, from the exons ATGAAGGGCCTTTCCACTCACACCAGACTGACCCCAGAACAGTGGGAGAACCGCCTCAACAGATTCATCAAGAACATGAGCAG GAATGCCAGTGTTCAGACTACACTCAGCACATGGGGTCTAAGCTTTGAGAACAAGCTGCTGAATCTGACTGGAAGAGTTCTTCCTGCTGAGAGGATCCTACAGGGAGCGAGAGCA tacGAGTACAACCCATGTGACGCGGATTGGTCTAAAGAGATGCGAGGGCTTCCTTTGATGACCAGCATGCCTCTGGAGACCTGGCTGCTGTCCCATACGCGCTGTAACGCTGACGTCGCTCACTCACTGCTGCAGACCCTCAACAAAGTGCCCGTGGGCATCCACCTTCAGAGGCCGGGAAT GATGGAGTACGATGATCGACAGGAGGCTCTGCTGAGAGCTCTGCAGCAGAGAGTGGGGCAACAGGTTCAGATGGTGGGTCTCACACACTGGGTAGAATCAAGTGTGACCATGTAG
- the LOC128631146 gene encoding piwi-like protein 1 isoform X1 has translation MKGLSTHTRLTPEQWENRLNRFIKNMSRNASVQTTLSTWGLSFENKLLNLTGRVLPAERILQGARAVRGTTENTTAHDTCRTLAECSVCAQYEYNPCDADWSKEMRGLPLMTSMPLETWLLSHTRCNADVAHSLLQTLNKVPVGIHLQRPGMMEYDDRQEALLRALQQRVGQQVQMVGLTHWVESSVTM, from the exons ATGAAGGGCCTTTCCACTCACACCAGACTGACCCCAGAACAGTGGGAGAACCGCCTCAACAGATTCATCAAGAACATGAGCAG GAATGCCAGTGTTCAGACTACACTCAGCACATGGGGTCTAAGCTTTGAGAACAAGCTGCTGAATCTGACTGGAAGAGTTCTTCCTGCTGAGAGGATCCTACAGGGAGCGAGAGCAGTAAGGGGGACCACAGAGAACACAACTGCACACGACACGTGTCGCACTCTTgctgagtgtagtgtgtgtgcgcagtacGAGTACAACCCATGTGACGCGGATTGGTCTAAAGAGATGCGAGGGCTTCCTTTGATGACCAGCATGCCTCTGGAGACCTGGCTGCTGTCCCATACGCGCTGTAACGCTGACGTCGCTCACTCACTGCTGCAGACCCTCAACAAAGTGCCCGTGGGCATCCACCTTCAGAGGCCGGGAAT GATGGAGTACGATGATCGACAGGAGGCTCTGCTGAGAGCTCTGCAGCAGAGAGTGGGGCAACAGGTTCAGATGGTGGGTCTCACACACTGGGTAGAATCAAGTGTGACCATGTAG